A single region of the Phyllostomus discolor isolate MPI-MPIP mPhyDis1 chromosome 14, mPhyDis1.pri.v3, whole genome shotgun sequence genome encodes:
- the CHRNB2 gene encoding neuronal acetylcholine receptor subunit beta-2 — MAWRPGSAALLLGFGLLQLCSGVWGTDTEERLVEHLLDPSRYNKLIRPATNGSELVTVQLMVSLAQLISVHEREQIMTTNVWLTQEWEDYRLTWKPEEFDNMKKVRLPSKHIWLPDVVLYNNADGMYEVSFYSNAVVSYDGSIFWLPPAIYKSACKIEVKHFPFDQQNCTMKFRSWTYDRTEIDLVLKSDVASLDDFTPSGEWDIVALPGRRNENPEDSTYVDITYDFIIRRKPLFYTINLIIPCVLITSLAILVFYLPSDCGEKMTLCISVLLALTVFLLLISKIVPPTSLDVPLVGKYLMFTMVLVTFSIVTSVCVLNVHHRSPTTHTMAPWVKVVFLEKLPTLLFMQQPRRQCARQRLRLRRRQREREGPRTLFFREAPGADSCTCFVNRASVQGLAEAFGAEPAPAAVPGRLGGPCGCGLQEAVDGVRFIADHMRSEDDDQSVSEDWKYVAMVIDRLFLWIFVFVCVFGTIGMFLQPLFQNYTTATFLHADHSAPSSK, encoded by the exons ATGGCCTGGCGCCCCGGCTCCGCGGCGCTGCTCCTCGGCTTCGGCCTCCTCCAGCTGTGCTCAG GAGTCTGGGGTACGGATACAGAGGAGCGGCTGGTGGAGCATCTCCTGGATCCTTCCCGCTACAACAAGCTCATCCGCCCAGCCACCAATGGCTCTGAGCTGGTGACGGTCCAGCTTATGGTCTCACTGGCCCAGCTCATCAGTGTG CACGAGCGGGAGCAGATCATGACCACCAATGTCTGGCTCACCCAG gaATGGGAGGATTATCGCCTCACATGGAAGCCTGAGGAGTTTGACAACATGAAGAAAGTTCGACTCCCTTCCAAACACATCTGGCTCCCAGATGTGGTCCTGTACAACAA TGCTGACGGCATGTATGAGGTGTCCTTCTATTCCAACGCCGTGGTCTCCTACGACGGCAGCATCTTCTGGCTGCCGCCGGCCATCTACAAGAGCGCCTGCAAGATCGAAGTAAAGCACTTCCCGTTTGACCAGCAGAACTGTACCATGAAGTTCCGCTCGTGGACCTACGACCGCACGGAGATCGACCTGGTGCTCAAGAGTGATGTGGCCAGCCTGGACGACTTCACACCCAGTGGCGAGTGGGACATCGTGGCGCTGCCCGGCCGGCGCAACGAGAACCCGGAGGACTCCACTTACGTGGACATCACCTACGACTTCATCATCCGCCGCAAGCCGCTGTTCTACACCATCAACCTCATCATCCCCTGTGTGCTTATCACCTCCCTGGCCATCCTCGTCTTCTACCTGCCGTCCGACTGCGGCGAGAAGATGACGCTGTGCATCTCTGTGCTGCTGGCTCTCACCGTCTTCCTGCTGCTCATCTCCAAGATCGTGCCGCCCACGTCCCTCGACGTGCCGCTTGTTGGCAAGTACCTCATGTTCACCATGGTGCTCGTCACCTTCTCCATCGTCACCAGTGTGTGCGTGCTCAACGTGCACCACCGCTCGCCCACCACACACACCATGGCACCCTGGGTCAAGGTCGTCTTCCTGGAGAAGCTGCCCACGCTACTCTTCATGCAGCAGCCGCGCCGGCAATGCGCCCGCCAACGCCTGCGCCTTCGGAGGCGCCAGCGCGAGCGCGAGGGCCCCAGGACCCTCTTCTTCCGCGAAGCCCCTGGGGCCGACTCCTGCACGTGCTTTGTCAACCGCGCGTCGGTCCAGGGCTTGGCTGAGGCCTTTGGGGCAGAGCCTGCGCCGGCAGCTGTCCCGGGGCGCTTGGGGGGGCCGTGTGGCTGTGGCCTCCAGGAGGCGGTGGACGGTGTGCGCTTCATCGCGGACCACATGCGCAGCGAGGACGACGACCAAAGC GTGAGTGAGGACTGGAAGTATGTTGCCATGGTGATCGACCGCCTGTTCCTTTGGATCTTTGTCTTCGTCTGTGTCTTTGGCACCATCGGAATGTTCCTACAACCTCTCTTCCAAAACTACACCACTGCCACCTTCCTCCATGCAGACCACTCGGCTCCCAGCTCCAAGTGA